A stretch of the Porites lutea chromosome 12, jaPorLute2.1, whole genome shotgun sequence genome encodes the following:
- the LOC140921898 gene encoding uncharacterized protein yields MAFIRFVQWALFLCFLSSGSLTSATSCEYKGDCYPPQTCCSDHVCREECNYCSYDSQCGSRECCGNKGKCKTRCSDSICECPDGVSCREMCDHCSQDYQCGTGGCCTSNGKCKTQCSDGVCRESCSCKTDNDCGINECCDSEGACKMNCKRFSVVIKVIFSIGSTLAGFLLIICCYGLYKHCSRKQHRKRTVHPANRMSTTHHSTMIINYQQRDNSDSLTIVEVKQLQRSGRLLVPIEIENNAYAKFYEDNKFHHYGESASRKFPPPTVRAKQKCSGCSFNFQCGTGECCRNRGCSKSCSYCSSSLQCGIGECCKNNVCRKTCTDGGCRENCTYCSYSSQCDFLECCKNGKCKKKCDDWSCRENCTYCSYSSQCDTGECCKDGKCNKKCDDGGCRETCYFCSYSSQCDTGECCKNSDCIKKCSDGGCRENCDSCSSSSQCDSDECCDSDNTCKLFCSHSSLTEAATAGIVIACLVVAAIVISIVACCCCACCPYYRHRHPGRVVVAQPSGGITATVTTQQTILQPPFLGYTPKPAGCSPLAAGYNLSPAGYNLSPLGYNSRPVGAYGEPPPPYFSAQAS; encoded by the exons ATGGCGTTCATAAGATTCGTTCAGTGGGCTTTGTTCCTCTGCTTTCTGAGCTCAGGAAGTTTGACAAGTGCCACTTCTTGCGAGTATAAAGGTGACTGCTATCCGCCACAGACCTGTTGTTCAGATCACGTGTGTAGAGAGGAGTGTAATTATTGTTCATATGATTCCCAGTGTGGTTCAAGAGAATGCTGCGGGAACAAAGGTAAATGCAAGACAAGATGTTCGGATAGCATCTGCGAATGTCCCGATGGTGTTTCATGCAGAGAAATGTGCGACCATTGCTCGCAGGATTACCAATGCGGAACTGGAGGATGCTGTACCTCAAATGGTAAATGTAAGACACAATGCTCTGATGGCGTCTGTAGAGAAAGTTGTTCTTGCAAGACCGACAACGACTGCGGAATTAACGAGTGCTGCGACTCAGAAGGTGCATGCAAGATGAACTGCAAAAGATTCAGTGTAGTTATCAAGGTAATATTTTCAATCGGCAGCACTTTAGCGGGGTTTTTATTAATCATCTGTTGTTACGGTCTTTACAAGCACTGCTCGCGTAAGCAACATCGTAAGCGGACAGTTCATCCTGCGAACCGCATGAGTACAACGCATCATTCCACAATGATCATCAATTATCAACAAAGGGATAACTCTGACAGCCTTACAATTGTTGAAGTAAAGCAACTACAACGCTCA GGACGATTATTAGTCCCAatagaaattgaaaacaatgcttatgcaaaattttacgAAGACAACAAATTTCATCATTACGGGGAAAGTGCAAGTCGCAAATTTCCTCCTCCGACTGTCCGAGCGAA acaAAAATGCTCTGGATGTTCGTTCAATTTTCAGTGTGGTACTGGAGAATGCTGCAGAAATCGTGGTTGTTCAAAGAGCTGCAGCTATTGCTCGTCCAGTTTGCAATGTGGTATCGGAGAGTGCTGCAAGAATAATGTCTGCCGGAAGACGTGCACAGATGGTGGATGTAGAGAAAACTGCACTTATTGCTCGTACAGTTCTCAATGTGACTTTTTGGAATGCTGCAAGAATGGTAAATGTAAGAAGAAATGTGACGATTGGAGCTGTAGAGAAAACTGTACCTATTGCTCGTACAGTTCTCAATGCGACACTGGTGAATGTTGCAAGGATGGTAAATGTAACAAGAAATGTGACGACGGTGGCTGTAGAGAAACCTGCTATTTTTGCTCGTACAGTTCGCAGTGTGACACTGGTGAGTGCTGTAAAAATAGCGACTGTATTAAGAAATGCTCAGATGGTGGATGTAGAGAAAACTGCGACTCTTGCTCGTCCAGTTCGCAGTGCGATTCTGATGAGTGTTGTGACTCAGATAACACCTGTAAACTCTTCTGTTCTCATTCCAGCCTCACTGAGGCAGCAACTGCAGGGATTGTTATCGCCTGTTTAGTGGTCGCCGCCATTGTGATTTCCATCGTGGCTTGCTGCTGCTGTGCTTGTTGTCCTTATTATCGTCACCGTCATCCGGGAAGAGTTGTAGTCGCACAACCATCGGGCGGAATCACTGCAACAGTTACAACGCAACAGACCATTCTGCAGCCGCCCTTCTTAGGATACACCCCTAAGCCCGCGGGATGCAGCCCTCTGGCAGCGGGATACAACCTGTCACCCGCGGGATACAACCTATCACCCTTGGGATACAACTCGCGTCCAGTTGGAGCTTACGGTGAACCCCCACCTCCTTATTTTTCTGCCCAGGCCTCTTAA
- the LOC140921977 gene encoding transcription factor BTF3 homolog 4-like isoform X1 produces the protein MNQEKLTKLQNNVRIGGKGTPRRKKKVVHKTATTDDKKLQNVLKKLSVNPIPGIEEVNMFKDDGTVIHFTNPKVQASLAANTFAVNGLAENKALTELLPGILNQLGAEGLSDLRSLAERFPPTDIGNVPTGPASEDVDDDDVPELVENFDEPSKAEGV, from the exons ATGAATCAAGAAAAGTTGACAAAACTGCAAAATAATGTGAGGATAGGAGGAAAG GGTACAcccagaagaaaaaagaaggttGTTCACAAGACAGCTACAACAGATGATAAGAAACTGCAGAATGTTCTCAAGAAACTTTCTGTTAATCCCATCCCTGGGATTGAAGAG GTGAACATGTTCAAAGATGATGGAACGGTTATTCATTTTACTAATCCTAAAG tGCAGGCTTCCCTTGCTGCAAACACTTTTGCTGTGAATGGACTAGCAGAAAATAAAG CCCTTACTGAATTGCTTCCTGGAATTTTAAATCAGTTG GGAGCTGAAGGATTGTCTGACCTGAGGTCTCTGGCAGAGAGATTCCCTCCAA CTGATATTGGTAATGTGCCAACTGGTCCCGCCAGTGaagatgttgatgatgatgatgtgccAG AATTAGTTGAGAACTTTGATGAACCCTCAAAAGCAGAAGGAGTGTGA
- the LOC140921977 gene encoding transcription factor BTF3 homolog 4-like isoform X2 yields MNQEKLTKLQNNVRIGGKGTPRRKKKVVHKTATTDDKKLQNVLKKLSVNPIPGIEEVNMFKDDGTVIHFTNPKVQASLAANTFAVNGLAENKALTELLPGILNQLLILVMCQLVPPVKMLMMMMCQVGATEGCGQEKGKLNHELVENFDEPSKAEGV; encoded by the exons ATGAATCAAGAAAAGTTGACAAAACTGCAAAATAATGTGAGGATAGGAGGAAAG GGTACAcccagaagaaaaaagaaggttGTTCACAAGACAGCTACAACAGATGATAAGAAACTGCAGAATGTTCTCAAGAAACTTTCTGTTAATCCCATCCCTGGGATTGAAGAG GTGAACATGTTCAAAGATGATGGAACGGTTATTCATTTTACTAATCCTAAAG tGCAGGCTTCCCTTGCTGCAAACACTTTTGCTGTGAATGGACTAGCAGAAAATAAAG CCCTTACTGAATTGCTTCCTGGAATTTTAAATCAGTTG CTGATATTGGTAATGTGCCAACTGGTCCCGCCAGTGaagatgttgatgatgatgatgtgccAGGTAGGTGCTACTGAAGGTTGTGGTCAAGAAAAAGGGAAACTGAACCACG AATTAGTTGAGAACTTTGATGAACCCTCAAAAGCAGAAGGAGTGTGA
- the LOC140921977 gene encoding transcription factor BTF3 homolog 4-like isoform X4 gives MNQEKLTKLQNNVRIGGKGTPRRKKKVVHKTATTDDKKLQNVLKKLSVNPIPGIEEVNMFKDDGTVIHFTNPKVQASLAANTFAVNGLAENKALTELLPGILNQLLILVMCQLVPPVKMLMMMMCQVGATEGCGQEKGKLNHGNLN, from the exons ATGAATCAAGAAAAGTTGACAAAACTGCAAAATAATGTGAGGATAGGAGGAAAG GGTACAcccagaagaaaaaagaaggttGTTCACAAGACAGCTACAACAGATGATAAGAAACTGCAGAATGTTCTCAAGAAACTTTCTGTTAATCCCATCCCTGGGATTGAAGAG GTGAACATGTTCAAAGATGATGGAACGGTTATTCATTTTACTAATCCTAAAG tGCAGGCTTCCCTTGCTGCAAACACTTTTGCTGTGAATGGACTAGCAGAAAATAAAG CCCTTACTGAATTGCTTCCTGGAATTTTAAATCAGTTG CTGATATTGGTAATGTGCCAACTGGTCCCGCCAGTGaagatgttgatgatgatgatgtgccAGGTAGGTGCTACTGAAGGTTGTGGTCAAGAAAAAGGGAAACTGAACCACGGTAACTTG AATTAG
- the LOC140921972 gene encoding uncharacterized protein, whose protein sequence is MAIKKEVAFAFAYFLHLASATSCSHKSDCGFVESCCSDNVCRQKCSGCSFNFQCGTGECCRNLGCSKNCSYCSSLLECDIGKCCKNNVCRKTCPDGGCRENCTYCSYSSQCDFLECCKNGKCKKKCDDWGCRENCTYCSYSSQCDTGECCKDGKCNKKCDDGGCRETCYFCSYSSQCDTGECCKNSDCIKKCSDGGCRENCDSCSSSSQCDSDECCDSDNTCKLFCSHSSLTEAATAGIVIACLVVAAIVISIVACCCCACCPYYRHRHPGRVVVAQPSGGITATVTTQQTILQPPFLGYTPKPAGCSPLAAGYNLSPAGYNLSPLGYNSRPVGAYN, encoded by the coding sequence ATGGCGATCAAGAAGGAAGTCGCTTTCGCTTTTGCCTATTTTCTTCATTTGGCAAGTGCCACTTCCTGCTCTCACAAATCTGACTGCGGGTTTGTCGAGAGCTGCTGCTCGGACAATGTGTGTAGACAAAAATGCTCTGGATGTTCGTTCAATTTCCAGTGTGGTACTGGAGAATGCTGCAGAAATCTTGGTTGTTCAAAGAACTGCAGCTATTGCTCGTCCCTTTTGGAATGTGATATCGGAAAGTGCTGCAAGAATAATGTCTGCCGGAAGACGTGCCCAGATGGTGGATGTAGAGAAAACTGCACTTATTGCTCGTACAGTTCTCAATGTGACTTTTTGGAATGCtgcaaaaatggtaaatgtaAGAAGAAATGTGACGATTGGGGCTGTAGAGAAAACTGCACCTATTGCTCGTACAGTTCTCAATGCGACACTGGTGAATGTTGCAAGGATGGTAAATGTAACAAGAAATGTGACGACGGTGGCTGTAGAGAAACCTGCTATTTTTGCTCGTACAGTTCACAGTGTGACACTGGTGAATGCTGTAAAAATAGCGACTGTATTAAGAAATGCTCAGATGGTGGATGTAGAGAAAACTGCGACTCTTGCTCGTCCAGTTCGCAATGCGATTCTGATGAGTGTTGTGACTCAGATAACACCTGTAAACTCTTCTGTTCTCATTCCAGCCTCACTGAGGCAGCAACTGCAGGGATTGTTATCGCCTGTTTAGTGGTCGCCGCCATTGTGATTTCCATCGTGGCTTGCTGCTGCTGTGCTTGTTGTCCTTATTATCGTCACCGTCATCCGGGAAGAGTTGTAGTCGCACAACCATCGGGCGGAATCACTGCAACAGTTACAACGCAACAGACCATTCTGCAGCCGCCCTTCTTAGGATACACCCCTAAGCCCGCGGGATGCAGCCCTCTGGCAGCGGGATACAACCTGTCACCCGCGGGATACAACCTATCACCCTTGGGATACAACTCGCGTCCAGTTGGAGCTTACAATTAA
- the LOC140921977 gene encoding transcription factor BTF3 homolog 4-like isoform X5, whose translation MNQEKLTKLQNNVRIGGKGTPRRKKKVVHKTATTDDKKLQNVLKKLSVNPIPGIEEVNMFKDDGTVIHFTNPKVQASLAANTFAVNGLAENKALTELLPGILNQLLILVMCQLVPPVKMLMMMMCQN comes from the exons ATGAATCAAGAAAAGTTGACAAAACTGCAAAATAATGTGAGGATAGGAGGAAAG GGTACAcccagaagaaaaaagaaggttGTTCACAAGACAGCTACAACAGATGATAAGAAACTGCAGAATGTTCTCAAGAAACTTTCTGTTAATCCCATCCCTGGGATTGAAGAG GTGAACATGTTCAAAGATGATGGAACGGTTATTCATTTTACTAATCCTAAAG tGCAGGCTTCCCTTGCTGCAAACACTTTTGCTGTGAATGGACTAGCAGAAAATAAAG CCCTTACTGAATTGCTTCCTGGAATTTTAAATCAGTTG CTGATATTGGTAATGTGCCAACTGGTCCCGCCAGTGaagatgttgatgatgatgatgtgccAG AATTAG
- the LOC140921977 gene encoding transcription factor BTF3 homolog 4-like isoform X3: MNQEKLTKLQNNVRIGGKGTPRRKKKVVHKTATTDDKKLQNVLKKLSVNPIPGIEEVNMFKDDGTVIHFTNPKVQASLAANTFAVNGLAENKALTELLPGILNQLGAEGLSDLRSLAERFPPTDIGNVPTGPASEDVDDDDVPGRCY, from the exons ATGAATCAAGAAAAGTTGACAAAACTGCAAAATAATGTGAGGATAGGAGGAAAG GGTACAcccagaagaaaaaagaaggttGTTCACAAGACAGCTACAACAGATGATAAGAAACTGCAGAATGTTCTCAAGAAACTTTCTGTTAATCCCATCCCTGGGATTGAAGAG GTGAACATGTTCAAAGATGATGGAACGGTTATTCATTTTACTAATCCTAAAG tGCAGGCTTCCCTTGCTGCAAACACTTTTGCTGTGAATGGACTAGCAGAAAATAAAG CCCTTACTGAATTGCTTCCTGGAATTTTAAATCAGTTG GGAGCTGAAGGATTGTCTGACCTGAGGTCTCTGGCAGAGAGATTCCCTCCAA CTGATATTGGTAATGTGCCAACTGGTCCCGCCAGTGaagatgttgatgatgatgatgtgccAGGTAGGTGCTACTGA
- the LOC140921899 gene encoding uncharacterized protein, giving the protein MAVKEVAFVFACWLYLASATFCINNDDCGFLEKCCKDSVCRQKCDYCSFNYQCGTGECCWSGDCQKKCSDGKCRKNCDSCSYSSQCDSDECCDSDDTCKLVCTHSLTSAAVAGIVISCLVIAAIVISIVACCCCACCPYYRTRHPGTVVVAQPMGGFIATTQSTQQTIQPPPYGGYNPPPPVYMPPPAGYNPPPAGYYPPPVARPDYQSSQMITSGAAPVACRNVDTAAKNYYGLFSVFPTFPRYECIVMAFKEVFVLFAFFVCSTSATTCTYGYDYNCAFDESCCLDGICREKCSGCTFNYQCGTNECCDSDGYCYDCSVLKTPAIVGIVFGCLVVTAIVISIVACFCCACCPYYRYRHPGTVIVGAPATGYQQFVTTTSTQQTIPPPVPQGYAAQPPPYYPPQQAGPYPPPQAQGMAQYPPPQAKGP; this is encoded by the exons ATGGCTGTCAAGGAAGTCGCTTTCGTTTTCGCCTGCTGGCTTTACCTTGCAAGTGCTACGTTCTGCATAAACAACGATGACTGCGGATTTTTGGAGAAGTGTTGTAAAGATAGCGTTTGTAGACAGAAGTGCGACTATTGCTCTTTCAATTACCAGTGTGGAACTGGAGAATGCTGTTGGAGTGGCGACTGTCAGAAGAAATGCTCGGATGGCAAGTGTAGAAAAAACTGCGACTCTTGCTCGTACAGTTCGCAGTGTGATTCTGATGAGTGTTGCGATTCGGATGACACCTGTAAGCTGGTTTGTACTCATAGCCTCACTAGCGCAGCCGTTGCAGGTATTGTCATCAGCTGTTTGGTTATCGCCGCTATTGTGATTTCCATCGTGGCTTGCTGCTGCTGTGCTTGCTGTCCATATTATCGTACCCGCCACCCGGGAACAGTTGTAGTCGCACAACCTATGGGCGGATTCATTGCAACAACTCAGTCAACACAACAAACTATTCAGCCGCCGCCATATGGGGGATACAATCCTCCACCCCCGGTATACATGCCTCCACCCGCGGGATACAACCCGCCACCCGCAGGATACTATCCACCTCCAGTTGCA AGGCCAGATTATCAGAGCAGTCAAATGATTACATCAGGAGCCGCTCCTGTTGCATGCCGTAATGTTGACACCGCAGCAAAGA ATTATTATGGGTTATTCAGTGTGTTTCCAACATTTCCGCGTTACGAGTGCATAGTCATGGCGTTCAAGGAAGTTTTTGTGCTTTTCGCTTTCTTTGTTTGCTCAACAAGTGCCACGACTTGTACATATGGATATGACTACAACTGCGCTTTCGACGAGAGCTGCTGTTTGGATGGTATCTGTAGAGAAAAGTGCAGCGGCTGCACTTTCAATTACCAGTGCGGTACGAACGAATGCTGTGACTCGGATGGCTATTGCTATGATTGCTCTGTACTCAAGACTCCAGCCATTGTAGGCATTGTCTTCGGCTGTTTGGTGGTCACCGCCATTGTGATTTCCATCGTGGCGTGTTTCTGCTGTGCTTGTTGCCCTTATTATCGCTATCGCCACCCAGGAACAGTCATCGTGGGAGCGCCTGCCACAGGATACCAGCAGTTTGTAACCACAACTTCAACACAGCAGACCATTCCTCCGCCAGTACCCCAGGGATATGCTGCTCAGCCGCCACCGTACTATCCACCGCAGCAAGCCGGTCCATACCCTCCTCCGCAGGCTCAAGGAATGGCTCAGTACCCCCCTCCTCAGGCCAAAGGACCTTGA
- the LOC140921975 gene encoding uncharacterized protein gives MAIRSIVLVLFARFLVSASATYCLLSSDCISDLQTCCSDHVCRQTCYFCSYDYQRGSEECCSPNGNCWMKCSDGGCRKDCFYCSKDSECDAGRGECCWDSNCRKKCSDGVCRGQCLYCVSSSECGAGECCDDNGDCKLDCTPAVHVSLTHAGIAGIVVACAVVVDIVVSIIACFCCACCPYYRNRHEGATVLVGSPATGYHQFVSTASSQQIAQASQPLPQIGPYAAHQDQEPSPHPPRSAPYPSAPGVSLGPYPQQKKL, from the coding sequence ATGGCGATCAGGTCAATTGTTCTCGTTCTTTTTGCACGCTTTCTTGTCTCAGCAAGTGCCACTTACTGTTTGCTTAGTAGTGATTGCATATCAGATCTACAAACTTGCTGCTCAGATCATGTCTGTAGACAAACATGCTACTTCTGCTCGTACGATTACCAACGTGGCTCTGAGGAATGTTGTTCCCCTAATGGCAACTGTTGGATGAAATGTTCAGACGGTGGATGTAGGAAAGACTGTTTCTATTGCTCCAAAGATTCCGAGTGCGATGCTGGCCGTGGGGAGTGCTGCTGGGATAGCAACTGCAGGAAGAAATGTTCCGATGGAGTCTGCAGAGGACAGTGTCTCTATTGCGTGTCCAGTTCGGAGTGCGGAGCTGGAGAGTGCTGTGACGATAACGGTGACTGTAAGCTCGATTGTACCCCGGCCGTACATGTGAGTTTAACCCATGCAGGCATCGCAGGGATAGTTGTTGCCTGTGCAGTGGTCGTTGATATCGTGGTCTCCATCATTGCGTGCTTCTGCTGTGCGTGTTGCCCGTATTACCGCAATCGTCATGAAGGGGCGACAGTGCTTGTTGGGAGTCCCGCCACAGGCTACCATCAGTTTGTGTCAACGGCTTCATCACAGCAAATCGCACAGGCCTCTCAGCCACTGCCACAAATTGGCCCATACGCTGCCCATCAGGATCAAGAACCGTCTCCTCATCCACCCCGTTCTGCCCCATACCCCTCCGCACCAGGTGTGTCTCTTGGGCCATACCCACAACAGAAGAAGCTGTAG